In the Topomyia yanbarensis strain Yona2022 chromosome 3, ASM3024719v1, whole genome shotgun sequence genome, one interval contains:
- the LOC131689247 gene encoding BSD domain-containing protein 1-like: MADKSSTGDKSPEKEATSPTGSTSGSGSWWGSWLDTAKSRSASVLEAVKNDLTELTTAVKTEATSATEALGRSLSLGEPDSTVGAMKKSFSSFLGQVTEALVPSLEEEEEGEDVLITHEGADGLTGFHRHLAELQSLETTYLDEPSDELSEKYKRWMEVVEQEQFTEPRLARQLSSSTILNDQYCMLVPNRVPHTTFWKRYLFKKALLEDAIANADLAERKAKAAVASTETVAPSKVIVQTDQPKRTIEEDIIPDDIAWAEVPDFDATNMELSEEEQARLLEEYEQEIKEREKAIVSGQMEPIDEALLVQSDIEKTPQKKSTIASSNASGTATTNKALSQPQSANSRNINQKFQQQQKATNVKNASRVGTTGTKQKTPAKPQKQQQQKELKIEKDHFTKDDVSSSNSDESWEKEFDLE, from the exons ATGGCAGACAAAAG CTCAACGGGAGACAAAAGTCCGGAGAAGGAGGCTACCAGCCCGACCGGAAGTACTTCTGGATCGGGTAGCTGGTGGGGCTCCTGGTTGGATACCGCCAAGTCCCGTTCTGCCTCGGTTCTGGAGGCAGTCAAGAATGATCTTACCGAACTGACAACGGCTGTGAAGACGGAAGCAACTAGCGCAACCGAAGCGCTTGGTCGTTCGCTCAGCCTCGGCGAACCGGATTCCACCGTTGGGGCAATGAAGAAAAGCTTCAGTTCATTCCTTGGACAAGTTACCGAAGCGTTGGTACCGTCACTGGAGGAAGAAGAAGAGGGGGAAGATGTGTTAATTACCCACGAGGGGGCAGATGGACTGACGGGATTCCACAGACACTTGGCCGAGCTACAGTCGCTGGAAACGACCTATCTGGACGAACCGTCGGATGAGCTAAGCGAGAAATACAAACGATGGATGGAAGTGGTAGAGCAAGAACAGTTCACAGAACCGAGACTGGCGCGGCAATTGAGCAGTAGTACGATCTTGAATGACCAATACTGCATGCTGGTTCCGAATCGGGTACCACACACGACTTTTTGGAAGAG ATATTTGTTCAAAAAAGCGCTGCTAGAGGATGCCATCGCCAATGCAGATTTGGCTGAACGAAAGGCCAAGGCTGCAGTGGCTTCTACCGAAACCGTAGCACCATCAAAAGTGATCGTACAGACCGATCAACCAAAACGGACAATTGAAGAAG ACATTATTCCAGATGACATCGCCTGGGCTGAAGTGCCGGATTTTGACGCTACCAATATGGAACTGTCCGAGGAGGAACAGGCTCGCCTGCTGGAGGAGTACGAACAGGAAATTAAAGAACGCGAAAAGGCGATCGTTTCCGGCCAGATGGAGCCAATCGATGAAGCTTTGCTCGTTCAATCAGACATCGAAAAGACTCCACAGAAGAAATCGACCATTGCCAGCAGCAACGCTAGCGGTACAGCGACAACGAATAAAGCTCTATCACAACCACAAAGTGCTAATAGTAGAAACATCAACCAAAAATTCCAGCAGCAGCAAAAGGCTACCAATGTGAAAAACGCCAGTAGGGTCGGGACTACCGGAACTAAACAGAAGACTCCGGCGAAGCCACAAAAGCAGCAACAGCAGAAGGAACTGAAGATCGAGAAGGACCATTTTACAAAAGATGACGTTTCATCATCGAATTCGGACGAAAGTTGGGAGAAAGAGTTTGACTTGGAATGA
- the LOC131692085 gene encoding m7GpppN-mRNA hydrolase produces MATNSPVSAILLTSNSGKPKASQPQQQTHAIDSAILDDLGSRFIINVPIEERENLIRICFQIELAHWFYLDFYCSVQKQKCGIKQFAFQLFQHIPFLRPHLMSVDSILDDWKQYKLTVPTYGAILLSEDLKHVLLVQSYWAKSSWGFPKGKINENEEPLNCAIREVYEETGYDIKNLIVPTEYIELVINYQYTRLYLVSGVPFSTVFAPRTRNEIKCCEWFPIELLPVTKNDNFVKNNLSLNGNSFFMILPFVKRLKKWLEKLQKNKHKTANSSPPVFASAGKQSSKYFENKAGNSGNQTQANSGRRRQRHKSMGDIERQQRSKSSGSQQVNNSVLNQPSSTQKTPSTCNPTTELYNDLFGGSVELSTSTSDKMQVHHETGAANNTSGAGYGRTKRKLFDAVTDDVQPEAVDKDPYAMFNENTAWMSFKLDYSKFL; encoded by the exons ATGGCCACAAATAGCCCCGTGAGTGCAATTCTGTTAACATCCAATTCCGGGAAGCCCAAAGCGAGTCAGCCGCAGCAACAGACGCACGCAATTGACAGTGCCATTCTGGATGATCTTGGTAGCCGATTCATCATCAATGTGCCAATTGAGGAACGAGAGAATCTAATTAGGATATGTTTTCAAATCGAGCTGGCCCATTGGTTCTATCTGGACTTTTACTGCTCGGTTCAGAAGCAAAAGTGTGGCATCAAGCAGTTTGCTTTTCAACTATTTCAG CACATACCCTTCCTGCGACCTCATTTGATGTCGGTCGATTCAATTTTGGATGATTGGAAGCAGTATAAATTAACTGTGCCAACATACGGAGCAATTCTCTTGTCCGAGGATTTGAAACATGTCTTGCTAGTCCAGTCGTATTGGGCTAAATCATCGTGGGGTTTTCCGAAaggaaaaattaatgaaaacgaAGAGCCTCTGAATTGCGCCATACGGGAAGTATATGAAGAGACTGGATACgatatcaaaaatttgattgttcCTACCGAATACATTGAGTTGGTTATCAATTACCAGTACACACGACTATATTTGGTCAGTGGAGTGCCGTTCTCGACAGTGTTCGCGCCTCGTACAAGAAATGAGATCAAATGCTGTGAATGGTTTCCGATTGAACTGCTACCGGTGACAAAGAACGACAATTTTGTCAAGAATAATCTCAGTTTGAATGGGAACTCGTTTTTCATGATTTTACCATTTGTTAAGCGTCTCAAGAAATGGTTGGAAAAGCTTCAAAAGAACAAACACAAGACTGCAAACAGCAGCCCGCCAGTTTTCGCTTCGGCAGGGAAACAGAGTAGTAAATATTTCGAGAACAAAGCAGGAAACTCGGGAAATCAAACCCAGGCGAACAGCGGTCGAAGACGGCAACGACACAAGTCTATGGGAGACATTGAACGGCAGCAACGCTCCAAGTCCAGTGGTTCCCAGCAGGTCAATAACAGCGTACTGAACCAGCCGAGCTCTACTCAAAAAACACCTAGTACCTGCAATCCGACGACTGAATTGTATAACGATTTGTTCGGCGGATCGGTAGAGCTCAGTACTTCTACGTCGGATAAAATGCAGGTTCATCATGAGACTGGAGCTGCTAATAACACGAGTGGTGCTGGATACGGACGGACTAAGAGAAAGTTGTTTGATGCCGTTACGGACGACGTGCAGCCGGAGGCTGTTGACAAAGACCCGTATGCGATGTTCAACGAAAACACCGCTTGGATGAGCTTTAAACTTGACTACAGTAAATTTCtgtaa